In Candidatus Acidiferrales bacterium, a single genomic region encodes these proteins:
- a CDS encoding FAD/NAD(P)-binding protein codes for MSLDNIYNPYLMRIEKVTEEAPGVKTFRLDFTDDSDRERFAFGAGQFGEYSVFGEGESTFCIASSPTRKDYIECTFREAGRVTSALARMEAGEVIGFRGPYGNIFPLEEWKGKNLLFIAGGIALPPMRCVIWNALDMRDWFKDITILYGARTVDDLVYKHELDEWGKRTDMKLVTTVDPGGETADWKGKIGFVPTVLEQMSPTSSNTVAIVCGPPVMIKFTFPVLEKFGFDSEMIYTTLENRMKCGVGKCGRCNVGSVYVCKDGPVFTYRQLQSLPPEY; via the coding sequence GTGAGTTTGGACAACATCTATAACCCGTACCTGATGCGGATCGAGAAGGTGACCGAAGAGGCGCCGGGCGTCAAGACGTTCCGCCTGGATTTCACAGACGATTCCGATCGCGAGAGGTTTGCATTCGGAGCGGGACAATTCGGCGAATATTCTGTTTTCGGCGAAGGTGAATCTACATTTTGCATTGCATCATCACCGACTCGGAAGGACTACATCGAATGCACGTTCCGCGAAGCCGGTCGAGTCACGTCCGCGCTGGCACGGATGGAAGCAGGCGAAGTCATAGGATTTCGCGGACCGTATGGAAATATTTTTCCTCTGGAAGAATGGAAGGGTAAGAATCTTCTCTTCATTGCAGGCGGCATTGCGCTTCCGCCAATGCGATGCGTGATATGGAATGCGCTTGATATGCGCGATTGGTTCAAGGACATCACCATTCTATACGGCGCACGCACGGTTGACGATCTCGTGTACAAACACGAGCTGGATGAATGGGGGAAACGTACGGACATGAAGCTTGTCACCACTGTCGATCCGGGCGGTGAGACCGCTGACTGGAAAGGGAAGATCGGGTTTGTGCCGACGGTGCTCGAGCAAATGTCTCCGACAAGTTCAAATACTGTCGCGATTGTCTGTGGACCGCCTGTAATGATAAAATTCACCTTCCCCGTATTGGAAAAATTCGGTTTCGATTCGGAGATGATTTACACAACTCTGGAAAACCGGATGAAATGCGGTGTCGGGAAATGCGGGCGATGCAATGTCGGATCGGTTTATGTGTGCAAAGACGGACCTGTTTTCACTTACAGGCAATTGCAGTCGCTCCCGCCGGAGTATTGA
- a CDS encoding 4Fe-4S dicluster domain-containing protein: protein MKKQYERSLKGVKQEMTFITRDNLLVFLRSIIDSGKELYAPQLRAEKIFFLPVKDVSSVVFDYVQTVESPKELLFPKVERMLSYHYVDGKMNVTDCSRGQKTADRVLFGSRPCDAIGLKTLAEFFRQDIPDTFVQRRQDSLTVVSMSCAGSDENCFCTSVGAGPGDSTGSDVLLTPVRDKRYLVECLTEKGKFLVESEKELFDEGEEINKEEYLTKLLQTFSHKEIAGKLSGAFNNPIWDEASLRCLGCGACAYVCPVCSCFDIQDEGNSRKGDRLRCWDSCGFALFTLHTSGHNPRPTQSTRWRQRVMHKFSYMPERYNLLGCVGCGRCSRACPADMNLKEELNALDHILEEGRQRVEERQ from the coding sequence TTGAAAAAACAATATGAGCGCAGCCTCAAGGGTGTGAAACAGGAAATGACTTTCATTACACGTGATAATCTGTTGGTATTTCTCAGGAGTATTATTGATTCAGGTAAAGAACTTTACGCGCCGCAACTGAGGGCAGAGAAGATTTTTTTCCTGCCGGTGAAAGACGTTTCATCCGTCGTTTTTGATTATGTACAGACTGTCGAATCACCTAAGGAATTATTGTTTCCGAAGGTAGAGCGAATGCTTTCGTACCATTATGTCGACGGCAAAATGAACGTCACTGATTGTTCCCGGGGACAAAAAACGGCAGATCGTGTGCTATTTGGCTCGCGTCCATGCGACGCAATCGGGCTGAAGACGCTGGCTGAATTTTTCCGGCAAGACATTCCAGATACTTTCGTTCAGCGGCGGCAGGATTCCCTGACGGTCGTAAGTATGAGCTGCGCAGGATCCGATGAGAATTGTTTTTGCACCTCGGTCGGTGCCGGGCCGGGCGATTCCACAGGAAGCGATGTCTTGCTGACGCCGGTGAGAGACAAGCGATATCTCGTAGAATGTCTGACTGAAAAAGGTAAGTTTCTGGTTGAATCCGAAAAAGAGTTGTTTGACGAGGGTGAAGAAATAAACAAAGAAGAATATCTCACAAAGCTTCTGCAAACATTCTCGCATAAAGAAATTGCAGGAAAGCTTTCCGGCGCGTTCAATAATCCGATATGGGATGAAGCTTCGCTGCGATGTTTAGGCTGCGGTGCGTGCGCATATGTCTGCCCTGTGTGTTCGTGTTTCGACATCCAGGATGAAGGTAACAGCAGGAAAGGTGATCGGCTTCGGTGCTGGGATTCATGTGGATTCGCACTGTTTACATTACATACATCGGGGCATAATCCACGTCCAACCCAGAGTACTCGCTGGCGGCAGCGTGTCATGCACAAATTTTCATATATGCCCGAGCGGTATAATTTGCTCGGCTGCGTCGGTTGCGGCAGGTGCTCGCGCGCCTGCCCGGCGGATATGAATTTGAAAGAGGAGTTGAACGCTTTGGATCATATACTGGAAGAAGGACGACAACGAGTTGAGGAACGGCAGTGA
- a CDS encoding hydrogenase iron-sulfur subunit has product MENSFEPKIVAFVCNWCTYAGADLTGTSRTKYATNVRIVRFPCTGRIDYNLLLKAFEQGADGVIVSGCHPNDCHYTSGNFHARRRWIVFRQMMEYMGIDMRRVKFSWVSAAEGAKWAEIVNETVQEICDLDPSKEFSETAIQKVA; this is encoded by the coding sequence ATGGAAAACAGTTTTGAACCGAAAATTGTCGCATTTGTCTGCAACTGGTGCACATACGCCGGGGCCGACTTAACCGGAACAAGCAGAACAAAGTATGCGACGAATGTGCGCATCGTTCGCTTTCCATGCACGGGAAGGATCGATTACAACCTATTGCTGAAAGCGTTCGAGCAGGGTGCCGACGGAGTCATCGTTTCCGGTTGTCATCCGAACGACTGTCATTACACCTCAGGAAATTTTCACGCACGGCGCCGCTGGATTGTCTTCCGGCAAATGATGGAATATATGGGCATCGACATGCGGCGCGTGAAGTTTTCATGGGTGTCGGCGGCGGAAGGTGCCAAGTGGGCGGAAATCGTCAACGAGACGGTTCAAGAAATCTGCGACCTTGATCCATCAAAAGAATTTTCCGAGACGGCCATACAGAAAGTTGCTTGA
- a CDS encoding CoB--CoM heterodisulfide reductase iron-sulfur subunit A family protein, which produces MSRVGVFICHCGENIGATVDCRKVAETCAAIPGVSYSVDYKYMCSDPGQNLIREAIKQKNLTGVVVAACSPRMHEPTFRKTCAAEGLNPYMCEMANLREHCSWVHTKSDATTEKAIDLVSMMVEKVKRNKPLYSIKVPVTKTALVIGGGIAGIQAALDIANAGQKVVIVEREPSIGGHMSQLSETFPTLDCSQCILTPRMVEVAQHPNITLYTYSEVESLTGFIGNFTARIRKKARGIDEKACTGCGDCSTACPFKKNPSEFNMGLGMRSAIYIPFPQAVPNKPVIDRAQCSYYLRGKCQFCVTKCPANAIQLDQEDELIDIPVGSVVVSTGFNIVDTSFFPEYGYGKYKDVVTGLQFERLLSASGPTLGEVKRPSDGKVPKKIVFIACAGSRDPAKGIEYCSKICCMYTAKHAMLYRHEVHDGDAYVFYMDIRAGGKGYDEFVRRAIEEDNVNYIRGRVSRVYERGGKLIVRGADTLLGAQQVEIEADMVVLATAGVANAGAEELAQKLHVSYDSHHFFAEAHPKLRPVETNTAGIFLAGACQSPKDIPDSVSQASAAASKVVGMFSGDELTREPVVAVVNRSAPPAFSTCVGCFMCQSACPFHAIEREEIKTRDGKIIKTVAKVNPGLCQGCGTCVAFCRSDSIDLQGYSNEQVYAEVMELMS; this is translated from the coding sequence ATGTCACGCGTAGGAGTATTCATTTGTCATTGCGGCGAGAACATCGGCGCTACTGTCGATTGCAGGAAGGTCGCTGAGACATGTGCTGCAATCCCGGGCGTCTCTTACAGCGTCGATTATAAATACATGTGTTCAGATCCAGGCCAGAATCTGATCCGCGAAGCGATCAAGCAAAAAAATCTTACCGGCGTTGTCGTCGCGGCGTGCTCACCTCGAATGCACGAGCCTACATTTCGCAAGACCTGTGCGGCAGAGGGTTTGAATCCTTATATGTGTGAGATGGCAAATCTACGCGAGCATTGTTCGTGGGTCCACACGAAAAGCGATGCGACGACGGAAAAAGCAATTGATCTTGTTTCAATGATGGTAGAGAAGGTCAAGAGAAACAAACCGCTGTATTCGATAAAAGTTCCGGTCACAAAGACTGCATTGGTTATCGGCGGAGGAATTGCGGGAATCCAGGCTGCTCTCGATATCGCAAATGCCGGCCAGAAAGTTGTAATAGTGGAGCGAGAGCCGTCGATCGGCGGACACATGTCCCAGCTTTCTGAAACATTCCCGACTCTTGATTGTTCGCAATGTATTCTGACGCCGCGGATGGTGGAGGTGGCGCAACATCCTAACATCACGTTATATACTTACTCGGAAGTTGAGAGCCTGACCGGTTTCATCGGCAACTTCACAGCGAGGATTCGCAAGAAGGCGAGAGGCATTGATGAGAAGGCTTGCACGGGATGCGGTGACTGTTCGACGGCATGCCCGTTTAAGAAAAATCCGAGTGAATTTAATATGGGACTCGGAATGCGCAGCGCTATTTACATCCCGTTCCCGCAAGCAGTTCCAAACAAACCCGTCATCGACCGGGCGCAATGTTCGTATTATCTCAGAGGTAAATGTCAATTCTGCGTGACGAAGTGCCCCGCAAATGCTATTCAACTGGATCAAGAGGACGAACTGATTGACATCCCTGTCGGCTCTGTTGTTGTGTCCACCGGGTTTAACATCGTGGATACATCTTTCTTCCCGGAATACGGTTACGGGAAGTACAAAGATGTCGTTACAGGGTTGCAATTTGAACGACTCCTTTCGGCTTCGGGCCCTACGCTTGGTGAAGTGAAACGTCCGTCCGATGGAAAGGTTCCGAAGAAAATTGTTTTCATCGCGTGCGCAGGATCGCGCGACCCCGCAAAAGGGATCGAGTACTGTTCAAAAATCTGCTGCATGTACACGGCAAAGCATGCGATGCTGTACAGGCATGAAGTTCATGATGGCGATGCGTATGTGTTTTATATGGATATTCGCGCCGGTGGAAAAGGGTACGACGAATTTGTCAGGAGGGCTATAGAAGAAGACAACGTCAATTACATTCGCGGGCGCGTCTCTCGCGTGTACGAACGCGGAGGCAAACTCATTGTCCGCGGAGCCGATACGCTTCTCGGTGCACAGCAGGTGGAAATTGAAGCCGACATGGTGGTGCTGGCAACTGCGGGTGTCGCAAATGCCGGTGCCGAGGAACTCGCGCAGAAACTGCACGTGAGTTACGATTCGCACCATTTCTTTGCGGAAGCACATCCAAAGTTGCGACCGGTTGAAACAAACACTGCAGGGATTTTCCTCGCGGGCGCATGCCAGTCACCAAAAGATATCCCCGACAGTGTCAGTCAAGCCTCGGCTGCAGCGAGCAAGGTGGTTGGAATGTTTTCGGGCGACGAATTGACGCGCGAGCCGGTCGTTGCCGTCGTGAACAGAAGCGCGCCGCCTGCGTTTTCGACGTGTGTCGGATGCTTCATGTGTCAGTCTGCATGCCCGTTTCACGCGATCGAACGGGAAGAAATAAAAACTCGCGACGGCAAAATCATTAAGACAGTCGCCAAAGTGAATCCCGGTTTGTGCCAGGGATGCGGAACTTGCGTCGCATTTTGCAGGTCGGACTCGATCGATTTGCAGGGCTACAGCAATGAACAAGTCTATGCGGAAGTCATGGAGCTGATGAGCTAA